A genomic region of Tsukamurella pulmonis contains the following coding sequences:
- a CDS encoding enoyl-CoA hydratase/isomerase family protein — protein sequence MPYVTRTDDIFTLYLGDEGVELSETNPENRFSPDWVEAVHARLDEIEQQAAGSAAALVVTATGKFFSNGLDVMYILANVGELPAYLDRVHTVFSRLLTFPMTTVAAVNGHAFGAGAMLALSCDFAVMRDDRGFFCLPEVSLKMGFTQGMATLLRSRLPYQTALEAMTTGRRYGGGDAVAAGIVQAAVSDEELLATATARAATNTAADGPTLNKIKNDLHAPLIADLAVPTTEVKFG from the coding sequence ATGCCCTACGTCACGCGCACCGACGACATCTTCACGCTGTACCTCGGAGACGAGGGGGTCGAGCTCTCGGAGACCAACCCGGAGAACCGGTTCTCACCCGATTGGGTGGAGGCGGTGCACGCCCGGCTCGACGAGATCGAGCAGCAGGCCGCGGGCTCGGCCGCGGCCCTGGTGGTGACCGCGACGGGCAAGTTCTTCTCCAACGGCCTCGACGTGATGTACATCCTCGCCAACGTCGGCGAGCTGCCCGCGTACCTGGACCGCGTGCACACCGTCTTCAGCCGCCTGCTGACCTTCCCCATGACGACCGTCGCGGCCGTCAACGGCCACGCCTTCGGCGCCGGGGCGATGCTGGCACTCTCCTGCGACTTCGCCGTGATGCGCGACGATCGCGGCTTCTTCTGCCTCCCCGAGGTCAGCCTCAAGATGGGGTTCACCCAGGGCATGGCCACCCTGCTGCGCTCGCGCCTGCCGTACCAGACCGCGCTCGAGGCGATGACCACCGGACGTCGCTACGGCGGCGGCGACGCCGTGGCCGCGGGCATCGTGCAGGCCGCCGTCTCCGACGAGGAGCTGCTGGCCACCGCGACCGCCCGCGCCGCGACCAACACCGCGGCCGACGGCCCGACCCTGAACAAGATCAAGAACGACCTGCACGCGCCGCTCATCGCGGACCTCGCCGTCCCGACGACCGAAGTCAAGTTCGGCTGA
- a CDS encoding amidohydrolase, which produces MTGRVTSVLEALTGTVDLVRDDLVAVSRAVHGRPELAFEEHYACGLLADALAGHGFAVERGIADLETAFVARAGSGPLRVAVFAEYDALPGIGHACGHNIIAAAAVGAGIALASVADELGITVEVYGTPAEESGGGKVLMLQRGVFDGVGCAGMVHPAPFDVVRTRTLALADLAIRFSGREAHASAAPWAGRNAGDAATVAQVALGLLRQHLEPGQQLHGIVSEGGTAPNVVPSAAELLYYLRADDAQSLERLAARAGDCFAAGALGAGCTHEVKELAPAYTELRSDDALAAAYRAAAIAIGRSPVAPEFEGLVPLGSTDMGNVSHAVPSIHPLIGLETDGAVTHQPEFTAAAATESADRAVRDGALALAAAFAAVAEDEGERARLLTAAERRGSDGGGQ; this is translated from the coding sequence GTGACCGGTCGCGTCACCTCCGTCCTGGAGGCGCTCACCGGCACCGTCGACCTCGTCCGGGACGACCTGGTCGCGGTCAGCCGTGCGGTGCACGGCCGGCCGGAGCTGGCGTTCGAGGAGCACTACGCCTGCGGACTGCTCGCCGACGCGCTGGCCGGGCACGGCTTCGCCGTCGAGCGCGGGATCGCGGATCTCGAGACGGCGTTCGTCGCCCGTGCCGGATCCGGTCCGCTGCGGGTCGCGGTCTTCGCCGAGTACGACGCGCTGCCCGGCATCGGGCACGCCTGCGGGCACAACATCATCGCCGCTGCGGCCGTCGGCGCCGGCATCGCGCTGGCCTCGGTCGCCGACGAGCTGGGCATCACCGTCGAGGTCTACGGCACCCCCGCGGAGGAGTCGGGCGGCGGCAAGGTGCTCATGCTGCAGCGGGGCGTGTTCGACGGTGTCGGCTGCGCGGGCATGGTGCATCCGGCCCCGTTCGACGTGGTGCGCACCCGCACCCTCGCGCTCGCCGACCTCGCGATCCGGTTCTCCGGCCGCGAGGCGCACGCCTCCGCCGCCCCGTGGGCGGGCCGCAACGCGGGGGACGCCGCCACCGTCGCCCAGGTCGCGCTGGGACTACTGCGCCAGCACCTCGAGCCCGGCCAGCAGCTGCACGGCATCGTCAGCGAGGGCGGGACCGCGCCGAACGTTGTGCCCTCGGCGGCGGAGCTGCTCTACTACCTGCGCGCCGACGACGCGCAGTCGCTGGAGCGCCTCGCCGCCCGGGCCGGCGACTGCTTCGCCGCGGGCGCGCTGGGCGCCGGCTGCACCCATGAGGTGAAGGAACTCGCGCCCGCCTACACCGAGCTGCGCAGCGACGACGCGCTCGCCGCCGCGTACCGCGCCGCGGCGATCGCGATCGGCCGCTCGCCCGTGGCGCCCGAGTTCGAGGGCCTGGTGCCGCTGGGGAGTACCGACATGGGCAATGTGAGCCACGCTGTACCGTCGATCCATCCGCTGATCGGCCTCGAGACCGACGGGGCCGTGACCCATCAGCCGGAGTTCACGGCCGCCGCCGCCACCGAATCCGCCGATCGGGCCGTGCGCGACGGTGCGCTGGCCCTGGCCGCAGCCTTCGCTGCGGTCGCGGAGGACGAGGGCGAGCGCGCCCGGCTGCTCACGGCGGCCGAGCGCCGTGGAAGTGATGGAGGCGGACAGTGA